In a genomic window of Candidatus Methylomirabilota bacterium:
- the pncA gene encoding bifunctional nicotinamidase/pyrazinamidase, translating into MTPTRRGFLTLAAGGFALAGGLARAFAQSKIKPGPRDLLLVVDVQNCFTPGGSLAVNDGDKIIPIINRLAPAFEHVILTQDWHTPGHISFASSHAGKKPFETVSLPYGTQVLWPDHCVQGTPGAELHKDLRIPHAELIIRKGYRNQMDSYSAFYEADGKTPTGLAGYLRERGLTTVFLVGLATDFCVFWSAMDARKAGFNALVIEDATRGIDAGGSMAKSWQEMLGAGVKRIQSTDVAV; encoded by the coding sequence ATGACGCCCACTCGTCGAGGGTTCCTCACACTGGCTGCCGGCGGCTTCGCGCTGGCCGGCGGCCTCGCCCGTGCGTTCGCCCAGTCCAAGATCAAGCCGGGCCCCCGGGACCTGCTGCTCGTGGTCGACGTGCAGAACTGCTTCACGCCGGGCGGCTCGCTCGCCGTCAACGACGGGGACAAGATCATCCCGATCATCAACCGGCTCGCGCCGGCCTTCGAGCACGTGATCCTGACGCAGGACTGGCACACGCCGGGGCACATCTCCTTCGCGTCGAGCCATGCGGGCAAGAAGCCCTTCGAGACGGTGAGCCTGCCGTACGGGACGCAGGTGTTGTGGCCGGACCACTGCGTGCAGGGGACGCCGGGCGCGGAGCTGCACAAGGACCTGCGCATTCCGCATGCCGAGCTGATCATTCGCAAGGGCTACCGCAACCAGATGGACTCCTACTCGGCTTTCTACGAGGCCGACGGCAAGACGCCGACCGGGCTCGCCGGCTACCTGCGGGAGCGCGGCCTCACGACCGTGTTCCTCGTCGGACTCGCCACCGACTTCTGCGTGTTCTGGTCGGCGATGGACGCGCGCAAGGCGGGCTTCAATGCCCTCGTGATCGAGGATGCCACGCGTGGGATCGACGCCGGCGGCTCGATGGCGAAGTCCTGGCAGGAAATGCTCGGGGCAGGCGTCAAGCGGATCCAGTCGACCGACGTGGCGGTCTAG
- a CDS encoding CoA transferase → MPTDAFSALERLWSLAGCEAAALERVTLTGADPILPTDFKIGTAASAVIAAGALAASEIWRLRTGRGQSVSVDLRAAVAAFRSERYLRAESQPDLHLRDPIFGFYQAGDGRWIQIHSNLPHHHEGALRVLGCEDTREAAAAAVGKWTAGDLENAFAAAGLPTGMVRSRAEWHAHPQGLAVAELPLLEIVKIGQTPPQPAGAGPRALSGIRVLDLTRVIAGPICGRTLAGYGADVLNVSSKHLPNLLGLVIDTGLGKLSASLDLRQAGDADRLRALVRDCDVFCQSYRPGALARLGLGAEEMARLRPGIVYVTLSAFSHVGPWRERRGFETIIQSVSGMAHEQGLGAAGGEKPQHLPAQVVDHGTGYLAAFGAQVALARRAREGGSYLVRVSLAQTGKWVDALGRVDGRRTPDLTPDAVQDLMADMDSPYGRLRHVVPAARLSETPAFWSRPTVPLGTHPAAWPA, encoded by the coding sequence GTGCCGACCGACGCGTTCAGCGCGCTCGAGCGCCTGTGGAGCCTCGCCGGCTGCGAGGCCGCCGCGCTCGAGCGCGTGACGCTCACGGGCGCCGACCCGATCCTGCCCACGGACTTCAAGATCGGCACCGCGGCCTCCGCCGTGATCGCCGCCGGCGCGCTCGCGGCCTCCGAGATCTGGCGGCTGCGGACGGGGCGGGGGCAGTCCGTCTCGGTCGACCTGCGCGCCGCCGTCGCCGCCTTCCGCAGCGAGCGCTACCTGCGCGCCGAGAGCCAGCCGGACCTCCATCTCCGCGATCCCATCTTCGGCTTCTACCAGGCGGGCGACGGGCGCTGGATCCAGATCCATTCCAACCTGCCGCATCACCACGAGGGGGCGTTGAGAGTGCTCGGCTGCGAGGACACGCGCGAGGCCGCCGCCGCGGCCGTCGGGAAGTGGACCGCCGGCGACCTCGAGAACGCGTTCGCGGCGGCGGGCCTGCCCACCGGCATGGTGCGCTCGCGCGCGGAGTGGCACGCCCACCCGCAGGGTCTCGCGGTCGCTGAGCTGCCCCTCTTGGAGATTGTGAAGATAGGCCAGACCCCGCCTCAGCCTGCCGGCGCGGGCCCGCGCGCGCTCTCGGGAATCCGCGTGCTCGACCTCACGCGCGTCATCGCGGGGCCAATCTGCGGCCGCACCCTCGCGGGCTACGGCGCCGACGTGCTGAACGTCTCGTCGAAACACCTCCCGAATCTGCTGGGCTTGGTGATCGATACCGGCTTGGGCAAGCTCTCGGCGTCGCTCGACCTGAGGCAGGCGGGCGACGCCGACCGGCTGCGGGCGCTCGTCCGCGACTGTGACGTCTTCTGCCAGTCCTACCGGCCGGGGGCGCTCGCCCGCCTCGGCCTCGGGGCCGAAGAGATGGCGCGGCTCCGCCCCGGCATCGTGTACGTGACGCTCTCCGCCTTCAGTCACGTCGGGCCATGGCGCGAACGACGGGGATTCGAGACGATCATCCAGTCCGTCAGCGGGATGGCGCACGAGCAGGGGTTAGGCGCCGCCGGAGGCGAGAAGCCCCAGCACCTGCCCGCGCAGGTGGTGGACCACGGCACGGGATACCTCGCCGCCTTCGGCGCGCAGGTCGCGCTCGCCCGCCGCGCGCGCGAAGGCGGCAGCTACCTGGTGCGCGTGTCGCTGGCTCAGACCGGAAAGTGGGTTGATGCTCTAGGGCGCGTGGATGGCCGGCGCACACCCGACCTCACGCCGGACGCCGTGCAGGACCTGATGGCGGACATGGACTCACCCTACGGCCGGCTGCGCCACGTCGTGCCCGCCGCGCGGCTGTCGGAGACGCCCGCGTTCTGGTCGCGTCCGACGGTGCCGCTCGGCACCCACCCGGCCGCCTGGCCCGCCTGA
- a CDS encoding SDR family NAD(P)-dependent oxidoreductase, with amino-acid sequence MVRHLDVPDDSGISGKVAVVMGGGAAGAGIGNGRAAAILLARAGARVVVVDRTIDLAEQTVAMIKEQGWEALALEADITRAEDCAMVVKAALDQFGRLDLLDNNVGIGSRGSVVDETQENWRRVMQVNVETMFLAAKHAIPAMIRGGGGAIVNVSSISALRPRGLTAYSASKGAVIALTRAMAVDHGRDGVRVNCVAPGPVYTPMVYQRGMSAEARDRRRRASVLGIEGTGWDVGHAVRFLLSDHARYITGHTLVVDGGATLSGPERASE; translated from the coding sequence ATGGTTAGGCACCTCGACGTGCCGGACGACTCGGGGATCAGCGGCAAGGTCGCGGTCGTGATGGGCGGTGGCGCCGCGGGCGCCGGCATCGGCAACGGCCGCGCCGCCGCGATCCTCCTGGCCAGGGCGGGCGCCCGGGTCGTCGTGGTGGATCGCACAATCGATCTGGCCGAGCAGACGGTCGCGATGATCAAAGAGCAGGGGTGGGAAGCCCTCGCGCTCGAGGCGGATATTACCCGGGCGGAGGACTGCGCCATGGTGGTGAAGGCGGCGCTCGACCAATTCGGCCGCCTCGATCTCCTCGACAACAATGTCGGCATCGGCAGCCGCGGGTCTGTCGTGGACGAGACCCAGGAGAACTGGCGCCGCGTCATGCAGGTCAACGTCGAGACGATGTTCCTGGCCGCCAAGCACGCGATCCCCGCCATGATCCGCGGGGGCGGCGGCGCCATCGTCAACGTGTCGTCGATCTCCGCGCTCAGACCGCGCGGCCTGACGGCCTATTCCGCCTCCAAGGGTGCCGTCATCGCTCTCACCCGCGCCATGGCGGTAGACCACGGCCGCGACGGGGTCCGGGTGAACTGCGTGGCGCCGGGGCCGGTCTACACGCCGATGGTCTACCAGCGCGGCATGAGCGCGGAGGCCCGCGACCGGCGCCGCCGCGCCTCTGTCTTGGGGATCGAAGGCACCGGCTGGGACGTCGGCCACGCGGTGCGCTTCCTCCTCTCGGATCACGCGCGCTACATCACGGGGCACACGCTCGTCGTCGACGGTGGCGCCACGCTGTCGGGGCCGGAGCGCGCGTCGGAGTGA
- the lgt gene encoding prolipoprotein diacylglyceryl transferase produces MFASPGSIAFQLGPLVVRWYGILTAVAIVVGLWLVDRQARAEHLPEDKISSCVMWGVVTGYIGARLYEVAFNWDYYGRNWAKIPAVWEGGLAIHGGLIVGSAVAAGLAAWRGLPVLRLLDIAAPSMAIAQAIGRWGNFFNEEAFGRPTDLPWGLYISPRHRPLEYRGAEFFHPTFLYESLWDLAVFAVLVGWLRPRWRDRPGALCFWYVGLYSVGRFAIESMRLDSFWAGGYRVPQLASLVGIAISICGLLWVSRGTRSGTSAA; encoded by the coding sequence ATGTTCGCGTCTCCGGGCTCGATCGCGTTCCAGCTCGGCCCCTTGGTGGTCCGGTGGTATGGGATCCTGACGGCGGTGGCCATCGTGGTGGGTCTGTGGCTCGTGGACCGGCAGGCGCGCGCCGAGCATCTCCCTGAAGACAAGATCTCGAGCTGTGTCATGTGGGGAGTCGTGACCGGGTACATCGGGGCGCGCCTCTACGAAGTGGCGTTCAACTGGGATTACTACGGCCGGAATTGGGCCAAGATTCCCGCCGTGTGGGAAGGGGGGCTCGCCATCCACGGCGGCCTCATCGTCGGTTCCGCGGTCGCCGCCGGGCTCGCCGCGTGGCGGGGCCTCCCGGTGCTGCGACTCCTGGACATCGCGGCGCCCAGCATGGCCATCGCGCAGGCCATCGGGCGCTGGGGGAATTTCTTCAACGAGGAGGCCTTTGGACGGCCGACCGATCTGCCCTGGGGCCTCTACATCTCGCCTCGACACCGGCCGCTCGAGTACCGGGGCGCGGAATTCTTCCACCCGACCTTTCTCTACGAATCGCTCTGGGACCTGGCGGTGTTCGCGGTCCTCGTCGGCTGGCTCCGCCCGCGCTGGCGTGACCGGCCGGGAGCGCTCTGCTTCTGGTACGTCGGCTTGTACTCGGTCGGGAGATTCGCCATCGAATCCATGCGGCTCGACAGCTTCTGGGCCGGCGGCTACCGCGTGCCCCAGCTCGCGAGCCTGGTCGGCATCGCCATTTCCATCTGCGGTCTCCTGTGGGTCAGCCGGGGCACCCGCAGCGGCACGAGCGCGGCGTGA